A genomic window from Methanovulcanius yangii includes:
- the thpR gene encoding RNA 2',3'-cyclic phosphodiesterase — MVRVFIAIDMPEEIRAKMNEVQDRLRSCAAKMTFVEPSNTHMTLKFIGEVDLGTLEHIRASFAALRFDPFPVEISGVSLNPPKRPRIVWAEGEDAGCGARIQDEIDEMFSVYGIGKESRPFRPHVTLARIKKYDPSLRSAVSEIEKISFGTFCVDRIRLKESQLTPDGPVYTTIDEVRG; from the coding sequence ATGGTGCGGGTCTTCATCGCGATTGACATGCCTGAAGAGATCAGGGCAAAGATGAATGAAGTTCAGGATCGCCTCAGGTCATGTGCCGCAAAAATGACGTTTGTTGAACCTTCAAATACGCATATGACGTTGAAATTCATCGGTGAGGTGGATTTGGGGACGCTTGAGCATATAAGGGCGTCATTTGCGGCGCTCCGTTTTGACCCGTTTCCGGTAGAGATATCTGGTGTTTCCCTGAATCCTCCAAAGCGCCCAAGGATTGTCTGGGCAGAGGGTGAAGATGCCGGATGCGGAGCGCGCATACAGGATGAAATTGATGAAATGTTCTCTGTTTATGGAATTGGCAAAGAATCGAGGCCTTTTCGTCCACATGTGACTCTTGCACGGATAAAAAAATATGATCCCTCGCTCAGGAGTGCAGTAAGCGAGATTGAAAAGATATCATTCGGTACCTTCTGCGTTGATCGGATACGTCTCAAGGAGAGTCAACTTACGCCTGATGGACCGGTGTATACGACCATTGATGAGGTGAGGGGGTGA